Genomic segment of Panicum virgatum strain AP13 chromosome 9N, P.virgatum_v5, whole genome shotgun sequence:
TCCATGTACGATCCATACTAGATCTGACCAACTGCCCATCCTACCTCCTCTACCTTTTTGACAGCCCATCTTTTTGTCTCAGTAGAGTCTTTCTGTGGCATGTTTCAGTCCTCTTCCCCATTACTTAGAAAAAGTGAGCCACCGGTTCAGGTACAAGATACTATCATTACCGCCTGGACAATTAGACAGCCAACCCGTAATCGCAACGACCCAATTGCAAGAGCGGAGCTCTACCAACTGAGCTATATCCCCCCCGAGCCAAGTGGAGTATGCATGAAAGAGTCAGATGCTTCTTCTATTCTTTTCCCTGGCGCAGCTGGGCCATCCTGGACTTGAACCAGAGACCTCGCCCGTGAAGTAAATCATCGCCCCTACGATCCAACCAATTGGGAGAGAATCAATAGACTCCTTTTCGGGAGCGATTCATCCTTCCCGAACGCAGCATACAACTCCCCGTTGTACTGCGCTCTTCAAGTGTGCTTCTTCCCCCTTCTCCCCCTTACCATGGCAAGTCCTTGGGAAATAACTCCGATGGGCAGAAAAAGGAAGGGGTTAAGAGACCCTCCTGGCCCAACCCTAGACACtctaagatcctttttcaaaccTGCTCTGCTCCCATTTCGAGTCAAGAGATAGATAAATAGCCACATCCCATTGCACTGATCGGGGGCGCTCGTAGTGACTTAGGGGGTCGAAGACCAAGAAGTGGCTTATTTATACCAAGCATTCCTCTTATGGCTAGATCCAATCTCCTGGTCCCtgcagaaaggaaaaagaatttCACGTTCTTCCTTTCAGGAAGGGAGGATTAGGGAAGTCCTATTGATTACTGCTTTCTCCAGACCGCCGGGAAAAGCATGAAAAAAAGGCTCGAATGGTACGATCCCTCCGTCACCCCAGAATGAAAGGGGTGATCTCGTAGTTCTTGGTCTGTGAAGATGCGTTGTTAGGTGCTCCATTTTCCCATTGAGGACGAACCTCAACCTGTGCTCGAGAGATAGCTCTCCATACACTGATAAGGGATGTATGGATTCtcgagaagagaggagccgcgGTGGCCCCCCCCGGACCGTCCGGATCCCACGAGTGAATAGAAAGTTAGATCTACATGGGATCTCACCTGAATCGCCCCATCTATCCTCCTGAGGAGAAGTTTGTTTGGTTTCAAACTCCGATTCAAACAGGAGGAGTACGCCATGCTAATGTGCCTTGGATGATCCACATCTTCGGGTCAGGCGCTGATGAGCACATTGAACTATCCATGTGGCTGAGAGCCCTCACAGCCCAGGCACAACGACGCAATTATCAGGGGCGCGCTCTACCACTGAGCTAATAGCCCGTCGCGCGGGCCTCCCAAAGGGAGGCCTGCTACGCCAAAAGCGAGAAAAACTCCATCCCTTTCCTTTTGACATCCCCATGCCGCCACACGGGGGGACATGGGGACGTCAAAAAGGGGATCCTATCACTATCAACTAATTTGTTCCGACCTAGGATAATAAGCTCATGAGCTTGGTCTTACTTCACCCTAAACGAAAGAAGACTTCCATATCCAAGTTTAGTTTAGACGTAGCTGCcttctttttgtttttgggCGTGAAGCAATGTCAAACCAAAATACCCAATAagcataagcattagctctccCTGAAAAGGAGGTGATCCAGCCGCACCTTCCAGTACGGCTACCTTGTTACGACTTCACTCCAGTCGCAAGCCTAGCCTTAGGCATCCCCCTCCTTACGGTTAAGGGTAATGACTTCAAACCCGGCCAGCTCCTATAGTGTGACGGGCGGTGTGTACAAGGCCCGGGAACGGATTCACCGCCGTATGGCTGACCGGCGATTACTAGCGATTCCTGCTTCATGCAGGCGAGTTGCAGCCTGCAATCCGAACTGAGGACGGGTTTTTGGAGTTAGCTCACCCTCGCGAGATCGCGACCCTTTGTCCCGCCCATTGTAGCACGTGTGTCGCCCAGGGCATAAGGGGCATGATGACTTGGCCtcatcctctccttcctccGGCTTAACACCGGCGGTCTGTTCAGGGTTCCAAACTTATAGTGGCAACTAAACACGAGGGTTGCGCTCGTTGCGAGACTTAACCCAACACCTTACGGCACGAGCTGACGACAGCCATGCACCACCTGTGTCCGCGTTCCCGAGGGCACCCCTCTCTTTCAAGAGGATTCACGACATGTCAAGCCCTGGTAAGGTTCTTCGCTTTGCATCGAATTAAACCACATGCTCCACCGCTTGTGCGGGCCCCCGTCAATTCCTTTGAGTTTCATTCTTGCGAACGTACTCCCCAGGCGGGATACTTAACGCGTTAGCTACAGCACTGCACGGGTCGAGTCGCACAGCACCTAGTATCCATCGTTTACGGCTAGGACTACTGGGGTCTCTAATCCCATTTGCTCCCCTAGCTTTCGTCTCTCAGTGTCAGTGTCGGCCCAGCAGAGTGCTTTCGCCGTTGGTGTTCTTTCCGATCTCAATGCATTTCACCGCTCCACCGGAAATTCCCTCTGCCCCTACCGTACTCCAGCTTGGTAGTTTCCACCGCCTGTCCAGGGTTGAGCCCTGGGATTTGACGGCGGACTTGAAAAGCCACCTACAGACGCTTTACGCCCAATCATTCCGGATAACGCTTGCATCCTCTGTCTTACCGCGGCTGCTGGCACAGAGTTAGCCGATGCTTATTCCTCAGATACCGTCATTGTTTCTTCTCCGAGAAAAGAAGTTGACGACCCGTAGGCCTTCCACCTCCACGCGGCATTGCTCCGTCAGGCTTTCGCCCATTGCGGAAAATTCCCCACTGCTGCCTCCCGTAGGAGTCTGGGCCGTGTCTCAGTCCTAGTGTGGCTGATCATCCTCTCGGACCAGCTACTGATCATCGCCTTGGTAAGCTATTGCCTCACCAACTAGCTAATCAGACGCGAGCCCCTCCTTGGGCGGATTTCTCCTTTTGCTCCTCAGCCTACGGGGTATTAGCAACCGTTTCCAGTTGTTGTTCCCCTCCCAAGGGCAGGTTCTTACGCGTTACTCACCCGTTCGCCACTGGAAACACCACTTCCCGTTCGACTTGCATGTGTTAAGCATGCCGCCAGCGTTCATCCTGAGCCAGGATCGAACTCTCCATGAGATTCATAGTTGCATTACTTATAGCTTCCTTATTCGTAGACAAAGCGGATTCGGAATTGTCTTTCCTTCCAAGGATAACTTGTATCCATGCGCTTCAGATTATTAGCCTGGAGTTCGCCACCAGCAGTATAGCCAACCCTACCCTATCACGTCAATCCCACAAGCCTCTTATCCATTCCCGTTCGATCGCGGTGGGGGAGTAAGTCAAAATAGAAAAAACTCACATTAGGTTTAGGGATAATCAGGCTCGACGTCCTTGAAGAAAGAAACACTGAAAATGACAAGATGAAAGATACATTCAACGGGAACATTTGTGCTCCTGGTGTTGTGCCACCCATCCAATCGCTACAGGGTGACCACCTTATGGACGACGGCTGTCCTCAGTTCAAAAACATGGAATTGCACTTCGACTTTCAGGCACATCAACACATATGAGCTACATCACGCCACTACTTCGTGATGACTTCAATAAATACAAATACAATGCAACAATCAATAATCACAGCTTAAACTGGTGGTGTCCTTTTTGCACAGCTTCTGACCTAGTATGGACTTGTTAACAATGTTAACCTCAGAATGTTAAGTCCAGAAAACCAATCGACAGAAGGGCGAGCGGTTCAGCATCCAGTACCACATGCGAGTGTGAATTCTTCGCTTCTGAAGCCCCAAAATTCTCACACTTCCTGAGCCTTATCCTCAAGCAACCTGAAACACATGGAAATTTGAGATGAATGGAGGAACCTAGTAACCTACAAGCTTAAAGTTTAAAATCCTAACAAAAGGATCTATTGTCATGAATAGATATTTTCTTTGAAAGGCAtctctctctgttttttctTTCTGACCCACAAAGGACTTTAACAAGTGTGTTACTGAGTTACATTACATCCATTTACATCTCTTAAAAAATCATATATGAATATAAACATTCAAAATAGGCGTGAAGTCAGAGTCATTCAAATGGGCAACTAACATCTAGCTTCAcattacaaaaaaaatatgccaTCTTAATGAGTTAATGGGGCCTTTCTTTGGCCCACTGACCAGAACAAGTGTTCTGAGGTACACACTTACACCCATGTGGAGATCTGGAAAATGATCAACGAACACCAAACTATCGAAAGGACAACAGAACCAATATTCCTAAGGTCAGCACATGTGTCAATATGTTATGCCCCTTAACTCGATGCATATTGATATCCTTCAAATTTGCCAATATCACCTAAATAAATGTCACTAGGATAGTAGGATACAACAACTCATGCTTTTGCCAAATTGTGGCGACCCATCGATAAGTTAGAACAGATTGCTTACGGATACGCAACCGCATACCTCAATCGGCGTGTTCGTGGATGTCGTCATCCTCGTCCCCCGaagacgaggacgaggaggagttGGACGAGTAGGTGAAGGGGTGCGGCGCAAGCTCCGGAGGCTGGAGAACGAGGAAGACGCGGCGGGGCCGGAGAGGGCCGCGGGCTGGCccggggaggaaggggatgcaGAGGAAGGCGGCgaggcgcgcgaggaggtggagCGGCGCGCAGCAGATCAGCGCGAGGACGCGGTCGGGCGGGAGCGTCTCCGGGTTGCACGCCACCcgctgccacgccgccgccgacccgcgcgCCACCCACACCACCCACCCCCGCCGCACCGTCATGAATTGAACCCGACCCCCCAAAATCAGAAACGAATCCCCTCCAATTCTTGGCCTCGGCGTGCGCGGGGAGCGGGGAaggggaggcgcgcacggcACGAAGGCGGGCGGGGGGCACCTCCGCCTGCCTGCCGTGCCGCCGCGTGGATCTCGCCGCCGGGCTTGGAAGGATTCGCCGCCGCTGATGTAAATTTTGTTTGATGTTTGCCGCGTGCAGTTCGCGGCTGATTCGTACTGTAGCTTTATCACTCGGCTGCATGCGTGGACGAGGcagttttttttagataaacGTGGACGAGGCAGTTGACTCAGCCGCCGCCATGTGGAGCCCGCTCGTCAGCCGGACGTTTCAGGCTGCGAACGGTTCCGGGCAGAAAAGATTCGCACAGTAATGTCCAACGTTCTGCCTGGACAGAGAGGTTTTACATAGCATACAAATTAATCCTAACTTTCATAGTTTCGTGTACAAGTTTCTTGTATGATCCCACTAATCGCATCTAGGTTTTCTACACATGAGCGACATTCTGTTGAAAAAATCACGCGCAAAATGAAATTTGGGTCAGCGGTCAGCCATTGAAGTGCGAGTACAATCAGCCAGCTTTTTACAGCTGAGCAGAGGGAATCATGTCAGCTGGCAACAGCGCAGCACGGTGCCGACAGGAGACAACGCTGTGCATAAATGGATGATACAAGTACGCAAAAATTGGACAAAAAGGCAAAAGATCAAATAACATTACGCTACAACAGTTACCCAGCTGCTGAAGACTTTCATAGAAGTTAATAAGGGTTGAACACATAATTTGTTCCCATTACTTAGAGGGTGGAAGCAGAACTACAAGCATGTCAACAAGTAAAATGGAACTTGATATGAAGGAAAAACAGTTTCATCCACTGCATATTATTTCATGCATTTCAGTGTGCCGTGAAGCGAAAAAATTGAGAGAGCTTCTAGGCAGCACTTTTTAAGGAATGGTTCTCTGGTAAAGCGGAAGGGCTCCCAGCGCTTCACGCTCAGCACTCTCCTTTTTTACCTGCAAGAAATATGAGATATAAGCCACTAATGGCATGGATTGAAATAAAATACAAATGTGAAATAACTTCGCAGAATCTAAATTAAGAACTATGCAGTATAAAGGAAAATCAAGAACACTCCATCATAAGGCTAAATCATCAGCATAAGGACTTCACAGCATAAGGCTAAATCAAGAACTTTGCACCATATCAAGGCAAATCAAGAACTTCATAGcataatgctaaaccaaggaaTTTCTTAAGCAGTGAAATCAGCATTGCAAATCTGCAGTAAACATTCTACACCATGAGTGTACCAAATAATCATGTTAAGTTGCAATGTAACTGAAAATGTTTGCTGTAGACAATATTAGCTGCAAATCATTGCACAAGTTGTCAATGAATTTGTAAATGCTACGATTTTCCAGCTTGCACAAAGTATTGATTTGCAAAAGTACAACAGTAATGATGAAAACAAGGCTCAACATGATAACACAATCACAAAAATGAGTGAGGCTGATATTCATGCTGTTATGCACCTTATGAAAAGAAAAGTAAGAGAATTAAAGGGCATACACCCACGAAAGAGAAGGTCAGGATATCCTGGCTGTCAGATGAACGTTATCATTGCACATGACATGCTAATGCATATCCTGTAGCTTGAGTTAACGCTTAATGCATGATAAGTATAACGAAAAAGGATCATGTAGACTATTCCCTTATGGAAGAAAAGTAGGCTTACTGGCTTTTATGGAAAGGACAAGTGAAATGATAAAGGATGAGGCAGAAAAGATCCTTACCAGAGCCAACATGTCACTCAAATAGCCTCTGAATGGAGTTTGTGCAGCCTGTGCAAAAGAAAGTAAATGTCTCAGAATATGAGTTTATTAGGATATAGTGCTATACTGAACAAAAACTCATGTAATGTATGCATTACATGATAGGAACAGCATCCAATAAGAAAATCATGTCCACAGAGAAGAAAATTTCAATAATATTCAGCAGATAACAGATATGATTTCACACATTCGAAATCCATATTTTAAAGGATATAATGGTTTTTTGATACATTACTCTACAAATATTTGTGATGCTGAAGAGAAGAAACAAAATTAAGATTATTCATCAAACAACAACTAATGGAAGTGAATGTCTTCAGGGCAAAACATAGCATTAATATAAGCAAGGATCAGAAATCTACAAAACAAAATGGTAGACTGAATAAAAAAGCATATGAATGCCTAAAACGATCTAACAGACTCCGTCCTAGCTGATGCAAACTACACTTGGAGATGGCATATACAAAGCATACATTCATAAAAAAAAGCAACATCAGGGTAAACTTCCTCTATCCTAATTCCCACCATTTAGTTCTAATGCTCACTGCAATCTCATCTCTCATCAAAACTTAGTTGAAATGTCCACCCTATTCAGAATCGTTGCCTCCTAACTCCACTGGTTTTATACACAACCATAACATGTAGCTGTAGATTAGCCAAATGGACCAAACAAAACTTCAGGCTAGTAGAACCATCTGCATCACATATACAACCCAAACACATCACCCTACACATTTCAATTAGCATGCAGTCATCTACCCCGTTACGCAGATGAATCGCCGCAGGAGCTTTCAGTAATGCAACCTAAACCAATCTCATGCAATCTCGACAAACATACGAATCGAGAGATCCAGATCAGGGCATGGGGGAAATGAACGGGCACGAACCTGGAGGTCCTCGGGGAGGTACTGGTGCTTCATGGAGAGGTCCATGGCGCGCTTGAGGCGCTGGATGCGGGCGTCGACCACCTCCCTAGGCAGCCTCCCGAGCGCCTCCTTGATGTCCAGGTCGAAGTACGGGTCGTACAGGTCGTCGTACCTCAGCCCTTTTGGATCGGATCACCGGATCACACGCACGCAGCACAACATCCATTCAGATCAGGGGAACAAGAAGAAAAGGACGAGATCGCGAAGGGAGCACGGCGGGATCGAGGCCAGATCGGATCCGGGGTTACCGTATTTCCTGAGGCGCGAGGAAACGGCGTGCATGTGGATGCGCGCGAGCGGGTTGCGGCGCGGGTTCACCAGCCAGTTGGACAGCGCGGACATCATCGACGACATGGTGGCGGAGGTCTCCTTcgtcctgcgcggcggcgggatgcGCTTCCCCTTCGCCTCCTCGCTTTTGtgggagaaggagaggaggcggcggtagGCGTGGGTGCGTACGCGGTCTCTCGGGCAGGGGCGTACGGATGATCGAGAGAATGGGCTGGATTTACATGGGCCATAACAAGATTGTATGGGCTGTTTTTTTTCCCGGGAAGAGAAGAGAGGGTCCTCTCaaagagacagagagagaagagagggagattGAGTTTGAGACTAAGTGACCAACCATCATCACCAACGTTAGTATGTACTGCACTACTGATTCTTTTTTAGcgatccttcaaaaaaaaatctcttttTAGCGAGGTAATGGCTGCGAAGCGGAGCACACGTGAGATGATCAGGGGGGACCCTATTCATCTTGTGGAAGATGGTTAAACAAATCATCTATAAAGCCCATTAAAACCCAATTAATGTTGAACTAGCATTCGAAAATGTTGAACTAGTATTTCGAAAATGTTGAAGCAGTATTTTGAAAATATTGAATCGACAATTACTCCTCATCTTCTCCGACGCCGGCGaccgacggcgggcggcggcggcgcagagcggggCAACGCAGGCAGCGGCTCGGAGAGCAGCAGGacgcgcgggtggcggcggtaCGCGTGGGCAcaggcggtggcgggggcgtgGGGCGAGCAGAgcttggccggcggcggcggcccgcgggtgacggcggcggcggcgcacaggggccgggaggaggaggggtgcgggtggcggcggtgctTGTGGGCACGGACGGCGACGGTGGCGTGGGGGTGGGCGAGCAGCcccaggccggcggcgagggccctcgggtgagggcggcggcggcgcacaggggTAGGAGGGCGTGTGTGGGTGCCGGATTAGGGTTGAGGGAAGAGATGGATGGATGAAATtggttgcacgaatctcaaacactggaagTTATGTTGTGAAAAAACTTCCGGAAGATGCATAGGTTTTGCAGATgatcagggttcaccaaaccggtgggaaccggtccggtttgaccggttaccggtcaaaccggtctggcccggttccggtttgggccggtaccaaaccggcccaaattcaaaatttaaatttaaattcaaaaaatgaaaaattccaaaaaaatcctaaaaatacttcaaggtgtgaagaatctaatggtgtcaaattttctcaaaaattcgttcatttagtatagtttgcggggatttgaagtttaacaaaaaaaacgtgcatacaaaagtatacaaatataatgtaaaagtagtataaaagatgattggagggttcatttaggctaaaatatgttatacaaacatttatttagtatactttgcgggcatttgaatttaaaccaaaaaaaaatttgaatttgaccggttaccggtcaaatcggccggtaaaccggtcaaaccgaccggttgaacatgcgattttgaatttgaccggtttccaccgatttccggtcaaaccggtccggtaaaccgctaccggaccgcgccggtttgaccggaccggtcggtttaCTTAACCCTAGAGATGATGCACAAACGAaagcattttttttctcaaatacgCAGAAGAGCTAGGcatcattgtattaagaagagaATAAAAGTTTGTTTACAACCCGCAAAACAAAAATATCACGGAACATATTAGGCACTAATCTAGTGCTAAGAAACCAACAACACCCTATAAGGCCAACCCTCAAAAGACTACTCGCACTTAAAACAACCCAAGCAAGCACAGGCACGTCACTCAGCAGTGAAGCATTTGAAATATATAATTTTAACGCAAATAGTCGTCAGTCTGGATTTTGCTTGATCTCATGACGCCATCCTTCCAACTGCCCTTGCTTTTCTTCTCCAGCCCAGTAAGTCTCGCATCCCCTCCTCCAAGACCATCACAAATTCATAATATGgaatggaagtgggaggagaCCGCCGGATCGAAAACCACCTCAGCAGCCTCACTTCATCATGTCATGCACTGCCCACCCATTGCTGCCTTGTGGCGGGGTTGCAGACTCGCAGTTGCACAAGATGTAGCCCCCGTTTATCTGAATTCAAGCGTGCTCAAACTCAAAGCGGAGGAGCCCATCGCAGGCGCCCAAGAGGCGCAGCTCATTCAGGAATGAGAAGGAAGGTCGACGGGAGGCCCGTCTCTTGTCAGGTCAACGAATCTCCCAAATTCTGAGGTCAAATCGATTCCTCAACCAGCTCAGGCCATTTCCGAAAATTTCAGGCATTTGTGCAGCGAAGGGAGGACCTTCTTACTGTTCTTCAGGCTCACTTTGTTGGCTCATTGCAGTATGGCTCCTATCTTTGTTGCTTGCGAGTTGGCCAAGTTGCAGTATGGCACATTGCAAGTTTGCTTCTATTTCCAATTAATCCGTAACATGTCCAAACTGCACGTCTCTGCCGACTGCCCTCTTCCCAGTGACAATCTTGAGGACAAGCACTCCGAACGCGAAGGCGTCCGTCTTCCTCGTGGCCTTGCTGTTGTAGATGTGCTGCACGATTACTGATTGttagtgatttttttttaaaaaaaattgcgcTCTCTGTCTTTCATGAAGAAAACGAAGTGTTTTTGAAGATATATACCAGCTTTGTTTTCTCTCATTTTCCCTGTTGAGAGGGATCTGTCAGTGTCGCTATCCCAAAAACCCCATAGATAAGTTTCTGAAGCACGCAACACACCAATATTCCTACAGTACTTAGCCCTCCATACGACCATAACTCGCTGATACCAGTAGTTTCAGGATAGTTTCGTATTCTAGACTAGCACTACAACCAAACATAGTTGACAGGAAAAGAAACTCACCATCAGAAGTAGACAATAACTAGCATCACTTGCTGTGTTCTTCTCAAATGTCAGCATCCAAAGGAGGCCATGCGTTTGTCTGCACTTTACCAGAAACGCGACACTGTATTAAACTCCAGAGATTAGGCAACTAACCAAGTTGCAGCAACAATAAATTGGTTTAATGAATGGACAGGCACTAGCATAACACAGTAGTGACACTCTGTTTATTAAAACCAAAGCATCAGTTAGCCTAAGCTTTCTGTATGGAAAGGTATCGGCGATGCTTACATTAATTTGTGCAGGAAGGCTCTGCTTCAATTTTAAAGAGCAAAGTGATCAAACCTCCCCTGGCCCAGGATCAAATCCTGGCCTGGCCACCATTATGAAAAAGGGGGAAAAGATTATTTTTCTCTGATAGTACCAACAATAGAAATGAGGGCAAcaaagaatgaaaaaaaaacatcacgaGGGCCAGGACAAGGAGATAGTGATGAACTTAACTTTGATTCAGATTATCAGATAGTACAACAGGAAAGCTACTCTGCAACCCAAATTCATGACAAGAAACTTCATAAGTTGCATTTGAGAGTTTTTATGCTGTTTGGCAACATATGAGGGTTTTCCTTAATGATATCTACATAAAACAATTCAATGGACATAAGTGCCCACCTAGAAGACCGTTAATCCATGGCTTTCTTGATTCAATATTGCTCGCCAGTTTTCAGAAGCACATGACTTGCGCTGTAGTTTCAATAAATTCCTGTGTAGAGGTAATGACGATATTGACAATTTATGCTGAAAGGGAAAGGGCAATGGAATTACAAAAATTAGGAAATACGGAGCAGCACAAATTGCGGTATACAAAGTAGTGTTCCTATCAGTGAAGAAAAAAATGGCTGAGAGATGTTCAATTTATTGTTGCCAACTCAAGATATATATAGTGCCTCATTTATTTTCTCTATTTTCAACATCACAGTTGAAGTGGTCCATCAGATGGAAAAGCTGTTAAGTTTCCTTGTCCATTCCCAGTGTCAATACGGTCTCTATGAAAAGCACCAAAGCTACATGCAATTTATTGGGTGGGCAAACACAAGATATTCTTAGAACCAGAAGAAAATGCTGAAAAACAATCCAGCATTGCACAAAAGAATTTAAAAATATAATTGGAATATGAATAAACCAAAGTTGACCAAACGGAACCAGATTCAGCATTCAATGATTAAGTTGTTATCTGAAGAACACCAGAACGCTCATCAGAACGACCAGATTCCTACAAAATATAAGCACATTCAGGTGCCCACACATAAAGCACAAAAGAAGGGTTACAAACAAACCTTGATGCTCGCGTATGCACGTGTCTTGATGCCTTAAAACTTCACTTCAAACTTTTCCACAGGTTCAAGATTATATCTAGATGTACATTTAATCTTGCTATTCAGGTACAATTGTAACAGATGACAATCAGCATAACAACAAGAAGCAACTCAATATTTTGTTGCACACTATTGGCAAACAAACAAACTGTATTGGAgctaaaaaaaactcaaaatatagaaaaataagTGACATAAGAATCTTCTTGCCaaagggcgggcctggtgcagcggtagagcctaccgtctgtaaccggaaggtcctgggttcgagccccagcctccgCACATTTGTGCGGGAAAGGCTTGGTGCTTAAAACAACCCTTCCCTAGACCCCGCACaatgcgggaagcctacggcactgggtatgCCCTTTTATAAGAATCTTCTTGCCCAGTTGTTTTTATCTAACCTAAGGATACTTATCAAGATGATCAGAGTCCTACTAAAGATAATCACGTTCAGGTGCACAGATAAGCACAAAAAGGCAGCTATCAGTGTTACAAAGCTTGCTGCTCAGGTAGTCACATGTTTTGATTCCTTAAAACTCCTAAATTTTCCACCGAACAAAATTTCTATTGAGATGTACTCTACAGTTTTCTTGTCCAGAAGAATTGAGTGATCTCaagacaacaacaaaaaaaaaaaggagaaacaaCAGACAACTCAAATTTGTTAGACATTACTATCATTGACAAATAAACTGTATCACAGGCTTGAGGCTTGATATACTTTACATCATGACAACATTCTCTTTTTTGAGAATTATCACTGTTGAACTAT
This window contains:
- the LOC120692236 gene encoding uncharacterized protein LOC120692236, translated to MTVRRGWVVWVARGSAAAWQRVACNPETLPPDRVLALICCAPLHLLARLAAFLCIPFLPGPARGPLRPRRVFLVLQPPELAPHPFTYSSNSSSSSSSGDEDDDIHEHAD
- the LOC120692234 gene encoding cytochrome b-c1 complex subunit 7-like, with amino-acid sequence MSSMMSALSNWLVNPRRNPLARIHMHAVSSRLRKYGLRYDDLYDPYFDLDIKEALGRLPREVVDARIQRLKRAMDLSMKHQYLPEDLQAAQTPFRGYLSDMLALVKKESAEREALGALPLYQRTIP